From Sporosarcina sp. Te-1, the proteins below share one genomic window:
- a CDS encoding sigma factor-like helix-turn-helix DNA-binding protein has protein sequence MFSWLDTLLDEYISNRVALNKMKESLNTNNPESESDLKLINSMIASMTESIEWMQLGKDPKVYRGVHEKAVYQKRSYENIDLIPDIAEQLDSESSNEKHLFMSKEEKVIMADILSSFSLRERQCYLLHVAHNKSMGDIALELGISKGTVQTHINRAKKKVDEIMSSKAS, from the coding sequence ATGTTCAGTTGGTTAGATACCTTATTAGACGAATATATATCAAACCGAGTGGCGCTCAACAAGATGAAAGAATCCTTAAACACCAATAACCCTGAGAGCGAGAGTGATTTAAAATTGATTAATAGCATGATTGCAAGTATGACGGAGTCGATTGAGTGGATGCAACTGGGGAAAGATCCAAAAGTTTATCGTGGAGTACATGAAAAAGCGGTTTATCAAAAACGATCTTACGAAAATATTGATTTAATTCCGGATATTGCCGAACAGTTGGATAGTGAAAGTAGTAACGAAAAACACCTATTCATGTCAAAAGAAGAAAAAGTAATTATGGCCGACATCCTTTCCTCATTCTCTTTAAGGGAGCGGCAATGCTATCTCCTTCATGTGGCACATAACAAAAGCATGGGAGATATAGCGTTAGAACTTGGCATTAGTAAAGGGACCGTACAAACACATATTAATCGGGCAAAGAAAAAAGTCGATGAAATAATGAGCTCGAAAGCATCATGA
- a CDS encoding Crp/Fnr family transcriptional regulator: MTQKRFHSIYHYTFPKDLIPTLSVKSFQPEEFILEAGEQIDGIYFLLSGKYMVTSLEVTGKELLLRYCQRPAIMGDIEIFTDCLIESNCIAVEPCDVLIVPLESYATNLKFDSEFNQLLLKDLAYKLRTCTISSRVNALSSVGGRLAAYLCTLESPTGLNQYIQTNSLDDIALLIGTTKRHLNRILKDWKEKELIKQEGKTIQILNWKKIKEISEDVRFE, translated from the coding sequence ATGACTCAAAAACGATTTCATTCAATTTATCACTATACTTTTCCAAAAGATCTTATACCAACTCTATCTGTAAAGTCTTTTCAACCGGAAGAGTTTATTTTGGAAGCAGGAGAACAAATAGATGGCATCTATTTTTTACTTTCAGGAAAATATATGGTTACCAGTTTAGAAGTGACCGGCAAAGAATTACTATTACGCTATTGCCAACGACCGGCCATTATGGGAGATATTGAAATATTTACAGATTGCTTAATTGAATCAAACTGTATCGCTGTAGAACCGTGTGATGTTTTAATTGTTCCGTTGGAATCATATGCAACAAATTTAAAGTTCGATAGTGAATTCAATCAGCTTTTATTGAAAGATTTAGCCTATAAGCTTCGAACTTGCACCATTTCATCGAGAGTAAATGCGCTATCATCAGTCGGGGGCCGTTTAGCTGCTTATTTATGTACGCTTGAATCTCCGACAGGTTTGAATCAATATATACAAACAAATTCTTTGGACGATATCGCCTTGTTGATTGGAACTACCAAAAGACATTTAAATCGGATCCTAAAGGATTGGAAAGAAAAAGAGCTTATAAAGCAGGAAGGAAAAACAATACAAATTTTAAATTGGAAAAAAATTAAGGAAATCTCGGAAGATGTTCGCTTTGAGTAG
- a CDS encoding tape measure protein, with the protein MATIRTAFQSLGNMNRIFDTVQQGYQNVNDVINIFDDMTSKNVQLNLLVEDNGSVGELQNSIFEAAKGSRSSYPEMVDTVTGLRQGSPEVFSDNDETIAFAEVLNKQFIIAGATQEEMSTASMQMVQALGSGVLQGEELNTVFKAAPNVIQSIADYLHVPIGKIQEMASEGEITSQIVKNAMLMSIEETNQAFDSMPMTFSNIWTSLKNESYNAVDTIVQKINEMANNVKFQTVVDQIINSLDLLVAIVTASFDILSLAAEFIYDNWSLIEPIIWGVVAALFVYNATMGIAWFTTLRDIGAKLWSIAVSWAQTAAIFALMVAQDGLNAALAACPLTWILIGIIAIIAIFYAAVAAVNHFAGTSYSATGLIAGAFAVLGAFLWNLFLGVFDFILGIINALVNPFIEIANFIGNVFTNPISSIIYAFHGMADGILGTLQKIASAMDFIFGSNMADTVGNWRAGLKTLADKAVEEYAPDENYQNVIDKLDLSVDSLGLKRFEYSAAWDAGNDWGANLFNSDSPQEVPKDNSYDDIMKGLPDAFGPLTDNGKETAGNTAKMAKSMEGAEEDLKYLRDLAERDVINRFTTAEIKVDFSSQNTINSGLDLDGIIDQFTKKLEEAIDIAAEGA; encoded by the coding sequence ATGGCCACGATCCGTACAGCATTCCAATCGCTGGGAAATATGAATCGTATCTTTGATACAGTCCAACAAGGTTATCAGAATGTAAACGATGTAATCAATATCTTTGATGACATGACAAGTAAAAATGTCCAACTGAATTTACTAGTTGAAGACAATGGTAGTGTGGGGGAACTTCAGAATTCTATTTTTGAAGCTGCTAAAGGATCGCGTTCTTCCTATCCGGAAATGGTGGATACTGTAACTGGTTTAAGACAGGGTTCCCCAGAGGTGTTTTCTGATAATGATGAAACAATTGCGTTTGCCGAAGTTCTAAATAAACAGTTTATCATTGCTGGAGCCACTCAAGAGGAAATGTCAACTGCGAGTATGCAAATGGTACAAGCTTTAGGATCTGGCGTGTTGCAGGGAGAGGAACTAAACACAGTATTCAAAGCAGCTCCGAACGTGATTCAATCAATTGCTGATTATTTACATGTGCCTATCGGGAAAATTCAAGAGATGGCATCAGAAGGGGAAATCACTTCACAGATAGTTAAAAACGCTATGCTGATGTCGATTGAAGAGACGAATCAAGCGTTTGATTCGATGCCGATGACTTTTTCAAACATATGGACTAGCTTAAAAAACGAATCTTATAATGCGGTAGATACAATAGTGCAAAAAATTAACGAAATGGCAAATAACGTGAAGTTCCAAACGGTAGTTGACCAAATAATTAATTCCCTAGATTTACTTGTCGCTATCGTAACAGCTAGTTTCGATATATTAAGCCTGGCGGCGGAATTTATATACGATAACTGGTCCTTAATTGAGCCTATTATTTGGGGTGTTGTTGCCGCATTATTCGTTTACAATGCAACGATGGGAATCGCATGGTTCACTACACTTCGAGATATTGGAGCGAAACTTTGGAGTATTGCCGTTTCGTGGGCTCAAACAGCAGCTATATTCGCATTAATGGTTGCACAGGATGGTCTAAATGCAGCCTTGGCGGCGTGCCCGTTAACTTGGATCCTAATAGGGATCATCGCGATCATCGCTATTTTTTATGCAGCTGTAGCGGCAGTCAATCATTTTGCCGGCACCTCTTACTCGGCAACAGGTTTAATTGCAGGAGCGTTCGCAGTCTTAGGCGCTTTTCTATGGAACTTATTTTTAGGTGTTTTTGATTTTATTCTCGGGATAATCAATGCTTTAGTTAATCCGTTCATCGAGATTGCCAATTTTATCGGTAATGTATTCACCAATCCCATTTCGTCAATTATATATGCATTTCACGGTATGGCTGATGGTATCCTAGGAACACTTCAAAAAATCGCATCAGCCATGGATTTCATTTTTGGATCGAATATGGCTGATACTGTCGGAAATTGGCGTGCTGGCCTAAAGACGTTAGCGGACAAAGCGGTGGAGGAGTATGCGCCTGACGAAAATTATCAAAATGTCATAGATAAACTGGATTTGAGTGTAGATAGTCTTGGCTTGAAGCGGTTTGAGTATAGCGCGGCTTGGGATGCGGGAAACGACTGGGGTGCCAACCTTTTTAATAGTGACTCTCCTCAGGAGGTTCCTAAAGACAATTCATATGACGACATCATGAAGGGATTACCAGACGCATTTGGCCCGCTTACAGACAATGGTAAAGAGACGGCAGGCAACACCGCGAAGATGGCTAAGTCCATGGAGGGTGCTGAGGAGGATCTAAAGTATCTGCGTGATTTGGCGGAACGGGATGTTATCAATCGATTCACCACAGCTGAAATTAAAGTAGATTTCAGCAGCCAAAACACGATAAATTCGGGGCTCGATCTCGATGGCATCATTGATCAGTTCACTAAAAAACTGGAAGAAGCGATTGACATTGCGGCAGAGGGGGCGTGA
- a CDS encoding helix-turn-helix domain-containing protein has product MDVGKRIREVRESRGMEQFELANRINISQSKMNKIETGFQKRLETDILVLISDVLGVTVDYLLGKSYSPHLSKEEEFQAFAHDPELKRWYRELPESDEEDLRKLRQMWEIIRSDKNKNKQK; this is encoded by the coding sequence ATGGATGTCGGTAAGAGGATAAGAGAAGTTAGAGAAAGTAGAGGAATGGAGCAATTTGAATTAGCAAACAGGATTAATATTTCCCAAAGTAAGATGAATAAAATAGAAACCGGCTTTCAAAAACGATTAGAAACAGACATCTTAGTATTGATCTCTGATGTCCTAGGTGTAACGGTGGACTATTTATTAGGAAAGTCGTATAGCCCTCATTTGTCAAAAGAAGAGGAATTTCAAGCATTTGCCCATGATCCCGAATTAAAACGCTGGTACCGCGAACTTCCGGAAAGTGACGAAGAAGATCTTCGAAAACTTCGTCAAATGTGGGAGATTATTCGAAGTGATAAAAATAAAAATAAACAGAAGTAG
- a CDS encoding phage tail tube protein: MLKLDLQFFAETMHAKDAINAALAECFVTINGNRYNFMQAINLEAKFNKIKSKVPILGKTGKGNKSTGWEGEGSATFHYNTSIFRELLYQFKDTGSDIYFDIQITNYDPTSGVGRQTVILKDCNIDGGVLAKFDADAEYLEEELEFTFEDFEMPEKFNILTGMQ; encoded by the coding sequence ATGTTAAAATTGGATTTGCAATTTTTCGCGGAGACCATGCATGCGAAGGACGCAATCAATGCTGCTTTAGCGGAATGTTTCGTAACAATTAACGGGAACCGTTATAATTTCATGCAAGCAATTAATTTGGAAGCGAAATTTAATAAAATTAAGTCGAAAGTTCCGATTTTAGGCAAAACAGGGAAGGGAAATAAATCCACAGGCTGGGAAGGTGAAGGTTCAGCTACCTTTCACTATAACACTTCGATCTTTCGGGAATTGCTATATCAATTCAAAGACACGGGATCGGATATTTACTTCGATATTCAAATAACAAATTACGACCCGACTTCAGGGGTGGGACGTCAAACTGTCATATTGAAAGACTGTAATATCGATGGTGGGGTATTAGCCAAGTTTGACGCAGACGCTGAGTACCTTGAAGAAGAGTTGGAGTTCACCTTCGAGGATTTTGAAATGCCGGAGAAATTCAACATACTAACAGGTATGCAATAA
- a CDS encoding phage scaffolding protein: MKRRFLEGLGLGKEKIDSIMSVHGKTLESHKAKAAKLQTSLEEQLYQRNKDIENLKGNLKRSEEFQRQLARLEELQLITALKLALKGEVYDVDMVIERIDLEKIKLDTEGNVAEGFDEQIKLLQKSKPFLFIPEDNTTSVGRGMKPTQRKPENKLLVIVNAEFF, from the coding sequence ATGAAACGCAGATTTTTGGAAGGTCTTGGTTTAGGGAAGGAAAAGATTGATTCCATCATGTCTGTGCATGGGAAGACACTAGAATCCCATAAAGCCAAAGCTGCAAAGCTGCAGACAAGCCTTGAAGAACAGCTGTATCAACGCAATAAGGATATAGAAAATCTAAAAGGTAATTTGAAAAGAAGTGAGGAGTTTCAGCGTCAATTGGCTAGATTGGAAGAATTACAACTCATCACAGCCTTGAAGCTAGCTCTAAAAGGTGAGGTTTATGACGTTGATATGGTGATTGAACGTATTGACTTGGAAAAAATTAAATTAGATACAGAGGGGAATGTAGCGGAAGGCTTTGATGAGCAGATTAAACTCCTACAAAAATCAAAGCCTTTTTTGTTCATACCGGAAGACAATACAACTTCAGTCGGTAGGGGTATGAAACCTACTCAAAGGAAACCAGAGAATAAACTCCTTGTAATTGTTAATGCGGAGTTCTTCTAA
- a CDS encoding DUF6838 family protein yields the protein MQINEVVDAIASKLHEMFGDGYGIYTESMEQGFKEPCFFIALLELQQSKVVGNRYHRSMSFDIQYFGTGKKDVHRTVDKLMEGMEYIPASNGDWLNGTNMKAAIREGVMHFLVHYNTHVYKEPDLIPTMGDITIETNRKRSG from the coding sequence ATGCAGATTAATGAAGTGGTAGATGCTATTGCCAGTAAGCTGCATGAAATGTTTGGTGATGGCTATGGCATCTATACAGAGTCTATGGAGCAGGGCTTTAAAGAGCCTTGTTTTTTTATTGCATTGCTAGAACTGCAACAGTCGAAAGTAGTTGGCAATCGGTACCATAGATCAATGTCTTTTGATATTCAGTATTTTGGTACGGGAAAAAAAGATGTACATCGCACAGTCGATAAGCTGATGGAAGGAATGGAGTATATCCCCGCCTCGAACGGTGATTGGCTTAACGGTACGAATATGAAGGCTGCAATTCGTGAAGGTGTTATGCATTTTCTTGTACATTACAATACCCATGTTTATAAAGAACCGGATCTGATCCCGACCATGGGAGATATTACGATAGAAACGAATAGGAAACGGAGTGGGTGA
- a CDS encoding IS3 family transposase — protein MNHKKVQRIMRKLGLKGNKFTRKSRRYSSYQGNVGTVVKNRLHRRFKTTIPCQKLTTDSTEFKCSDSLKLYLSQVMDMYNGEILSYGISMRPTLDFVMKPLEEALEIVKNARYRTTIHSDQGWHYQHGKWVATLKKHKVYQSMSRKGNCLDNAPMENFFGLLKQEMYYGEPPRTYEELKRAIEAYIEYYNNKRISQKLAGMSPVQYRLHTSQLAA, from the coding sequence GTGAATCATAAAAAGGTGCAGCGCATCATGCGGAAACTAGGATTGAAAGGCAATAAGTTCACTCGGAAATCACGCCGTTACAGTTCATACCAGGGGAACGTTGGCACAGTGGTGAAAAACCGTCTTCACCGCCGGTTCAAGACAACAATCCCCTGTCAGAAACTGACCACAGATAGTACAGAATTCAAGTGTTCAGACAGCCTCAAACTCTATCTTAGCCAAGTAATGGATATGTATAATGGAGAGATTCTTTCGTATGGCATCAGCATGCGCCCGACGCTTGACTTTGTGATGAAACCCTTAGAGGAAGCCCTTGAAATCGTAAAGAACGCAAGATACCGGACGACGATCCACTCGGATCAGGGCTGGCATTACCAGCATGGAAAATGGGTTGCGACCTTAAAGAAACACAAAGTGTACCAGAGCATGTCACGGAAGGGGAACTGTCTGGACAACGCGCCAATGGAGAATTTCTTTGGATTATTAAAGCAGGAGATGTATTATGGCGAACCGCCGCGCACCTATGAGGAACTGAAGAGGGCTATCGAGGCATACATAGAGTATTACAACAACAAACGGATCAGTCAGAAACTGGCTGGCATGAGTCCGGTTCAATACCGTCTTCACACCAGCCAATTAGCTGCCTAA
- a CDS encoding phage tail sheath family protein, whose protein sequence is MALGGGTFLTQNKKLNGTYINFVSVARATASLGDRGYAALPIPLDWGVDGEVFTVTQSDLQKNCQSIFGYDYTHEKLKGIRDLFKNIHTAFFYKLMKNGVAASNVYGTARHKGVRGNDLTTVVQPNVDSPEKMDVLTYLDSNLVDEQTVEPSTNHLQDNDFVVWKRDVDLMATAGTPFTLGANGEPVEGAEHQEALTALESYTFNAIGCLSSVETVKNLYIEFTKRLRDQVGVKFQCIVHKEKADYEGVISVKNNVLDDENVTSMVFWTTGAAAGCPINKSNTNKKYDGEFIVDTKFSQPELEVASKGGEFTFHQVGDEVRVLDDINTFTSFTVEKNEDFNSNQTIRLLDQIGNDIAVLFNTKYLGQVPNDRAGQIALWNDITKHHQELQKLRALEDFTPDDVTVSKGETKKSVVVTDYVTPVNAMAQLYMTVMVA, encoded by the coding sequence ATGGCATTAGGCGGTGGGACGTTTCTAACGCAAAACAAAAAGCTTAACGGTACGTATATAAACTTTGTCAGTGTAGCCAGAGCAACTGCCTCATTAGGTGATCGAGGATATGCAGCGCTGCCGATTCCTCTTGATTGGGGAGTAGATGGAGAAGTCTTCACAGTAACACAATCTGATCTGCAGAAGAATTGCCAATCTATTTTCGGATATGACTATACTCATGAGAAGTTGAAGGGAATTCGAGATCTTTTCAAGAACATTCACACGGCATTTTTCTATAAATTGATGAAGAACGGTGTTGCTGCTTCCAACGTTTATGGTACAGCTAGGCATAAGGGAGTTCGAGGTAATGATTTAACAACGGTAGTCCAACCCAATGTGGACAGCCCTGAGAAAATGGATGTACTCACTTACTTAGACTCTAACCTAGTTGACGAGCAAACGGTCGAACCGAGCACTAACCATCTGCAAGATAATGATTTCGTTGTATGGAAGAGGGATGTCGATCTGATGGCCACGGCAGGTACCCCTTTCACGCTTGGAGCGAACGGTGAGCCGGTGGAAGGAGCTGAGCACCAAGAGGCATTGACAGCATTGGAATCGTACACATTCAACGCAATTGGTTGTTTATCTTCGGTAGAGACAGTAAAGAACTTGTACATTGAATTTACCAAACGCCTGCGAGATCAAGTTGGTGTTAAGTTCCAGTGTATCGTTCATAAAGAAAAGGCCGATTATGAAGGGGTTATTTCGGTCAAAAATAATGTGCTGGATGATGAGAATGTGACATCCATGGTGTTCTGGACGACCGGGGCAGCTGCAGGTTGCCCTATTAACAAATCCAATACAAACAAAAAATATGACGGTGAATTCATAGTGGATACCAAATTCAGTCAGCCTGAATTGGAGGTTGCCAGCAAGGGAGGGGAGTTCACGTTCCATCAAGTTGGTGATGAGGTGCGTGTACTTGATGATATAAATACTTTTACTTCCTTCACTGTAGAGAAGAACGAAGACTTTAACAGCAATCAAACCATCCGGCTACTTGACCAAATTGGCAATGATATCGCGGTACTGTTCAACACGAAATATCTAGGACAGGTTCCAAATGATCGAGCCGGGCAAATTGCACTCTGGAATGACATTACGAAACATCATCAGGAATTGCAGAAGCTTCGTGCCTTAGAGGACTTTACACCTGATGATGTGACGGTATCCAAAGGAGAAACAAAAAAGTCAGTTGTTGTTACTGACTACGTAACGCCAGTAAATGCAATGGCTCAATTGTATATGACCGTAATGGTCGCTTAA
- a CDS encoding hydrolase, whose product MSKAQLIIQNGGKMMEPAVEEGITWETTRKGVPGKLTFSVMKDVSLGFQEGNAVRFIYDGNKIFYGFVFSKSRTSNDMIVVTCYDQLRYFKNKDTYVYKNKTANEFLQMLIADFNLKAGRIENTGFKIPSCVEDNKTLFDMAQNALDITLQNTRKMFVLYDDFGAIALQNIASMKLDILIDENTGESFDYTSTIDSNTYNKIKLSFENEEKGKREIYIAQDSEHMNEWGVLQFYETIQENVNGKAKADALLSLYNQKSRNLSVKRAFGDFRVRAGSSLGVGLYLGDITVANYMVVENVKHTFNESDHYMDLSLIGGGFDA is encoded by the coding sequence TTGAGTAAAGCTCAATTAATCATTCAAAACGGAGGCAAGATGATGGAGCCGGCTGTTGAGGAAGGGATTACATGGGAAACGACTCGAAAAGGAGTCCCTGGGAAGCTTACATTTTCTGTGATGAAAGACGTGTCACTTGGATTTCAAGAGGGAAATGCGGTCCGTTTCATCTATGACGGAAACAAGATATTCTATGGCTTTGTCTTTTCTAAAAGTCGGACGAGTAACGATATGATTGTTGTTACTTGTTACGATCAGCTCCGCTATTTCAAGAACAAGGACACGTATGTATACAAAAACAAAACGGCTAACGAGTTTCTGCAGATGCTCATTGCAGACTTTAATCTGAAAGCCGGTAGAATCGAGAACACAGGTTTTAAGATCCCGTCCTGTGTTGAAGATAACAAGACACTTTTTGACATGGCTCAAAACGCTTTAGATATCACGCTGCAGAACACGAGAAAAATGTTTGTCCTTTACGATGATTTTGGTGCCATCGCTTTGCAGAATATTGCATCGATGAAACTAGATATACTGATTGACGAGAACACAGGCGAAAGCTTTGATTATACGTCAACCATTGATTCAAACACCTATAACAAAATCAAGCTCTCTTTTGAAAATGAAGAGAAGGGCAAGCGTGAAATTTATATTGCCCAAGACAGTGAGCACATGAACGAGTGGGGTGTACTGCAGTTCTATGAAACAATCCAAGAGAATGTTAATGGGAAAGCGAAAGCGGATGCTCTGCTTTCCTTATACAATCAAAAATCAAGAAATCTCAGTGTGAAACGTGCATTTGGAGACTTTAGAGTTCGAGCTGGAAGCAGTCTGGGGGTTGGACTGTATCTAGGGGATATCACGGTAGCGAATTACATGGTGGTAGAGAATGTGAAACATACGTTTAACGAAAGCGATCATTACATGGATTTGAGTTTGATTGGTGGTGGGTTTGATGCGTAG
- a CDS encoding ImmA/IrrE family metallo-endopeptidase, with translation MNTKKVNIIYQYSHLEDYIHDLYQSMNISVSTQINKYLIAERLDIHLYLIDGASEAVHFDNKYYIFINRHANTKQKWQDFGHELCHVLRHEGHQRFMCPAFRELQEWQADNFMYHFCIPTFMLTEVLLPQDQYDAVCLIADTFNVEYGFAEERLKRYQAKLLSGGLAIG, from the coding sequence ATGAATACAAAGAAGGTGAACATCATATATCAATACAGCCATTTAGAAGATTACATACATGACTTATATCAATCCATGAACATTTCAGTCAGCACTCAGATAAATAAATATTTGATTGCCGAACGATTAGATATTCACCTCTATCTAATCGACGGAGCTAGTGAGGCTGTCCACTTTGACAATAAATACTATATCTTTATTAATCGTCATGCGAATACAAAGCAAAAATGGCAAGATTTTGGGCATGAACTTTGCCACGTATTAAGGCACGAAGGACATCAACGTTTTATGTGCCCTGCCTTTCGTGAATTACAGGAATGGCAGGCCGACAATTTTATGTATCATTTTTGCATTCCTACTTTCATGTTGACAGAAGTTCTATTACCGCAAGACCAATACGATGCTGTGTGCTTAATTGCAGATACATTTAATGTTGAATATGGATTCGCAGAAGAACGTTTAAAAAGATATCAGGCAAAATTATTATCTGGAGGGCTCGCTATAGGATGA
- a CDS encoding HAD-IIB family hydrolase codes for MNFVFDIDGTLCFDGKNIDAEIIEALQELKVAGHQVIFASARPIRDLVPIIPKNFHEGLLVGGNGTFTYDYGKIEVVHFERQLLNQLIALIKSQQLKYLADGQWDYAFTGDISHPIYRNIDKTSSTNLPLELLFPVCKLVLFQPNKEVLGLLDTLPVTVTHYKTEHAIDISPLGIDKVKGLHMLNIQQFVAFGNDSNDQCLFEHAIYSICVGNHEVRRYAKENIKRADVPEKIRALMQMYSAERGLTLN; via the coding sequence ATGAACTTCGTGTTCGATATAGATGGAACACTATGTTTTGACGGCAAGAATATTGATGCGGAAATTATTGAAGCTCTTCAAGAATTAAAGGTAGCAGGACATCAAGTGATTTTTGCCTCAGCTAGGCCGATTCGAGATTTAGTTCCTATTATACCAAAAAATTTCCATGAAGGCCTATTAGTTGGAGGGAATGGTACATTTACGTATGATTATGGAAAAATTGAAGTTGTGCATTTTGAACGTCAGCTTTTAAACCAACTGATTGCTCTTATTAAATCACAACAACTCAAATATTTAGCAGATGGTCAATGGGATTATGCTTTCACAGGCGACATTTCACACCCAATTTATCGAAATATCGATAAAACCAGTTCTACAAACCTACCGTTGGAGCTACTATTCCCAGTCTGCAAATTAGTTTTATTCCAACCCAATAAGGAAGTTTTAGGATTGCTTGATACATTGCCTGTCACTGTCACACATTATAAAACCGAGCATGCGATTGATATTAGTCCCTTGGGAATTGATAAAGTTAAGGGGCTGCACATGTTGAATATTCAACAGTTTGTTGCTTTTGGAAATGACAGTAACGACCAATGTTTGTTTGAACATGCTATATACAGCATATGTGTTGGGAACCATGAGGTGAGACGTTACGCAAAAGAAAATATTAAGCGAGCAGATGTACCAGAGAAAATTCGAGCATTAATGCAAATGTATAGTGCCGAGAGAGGACTTACTTTGAATTAA
- a CDS encoding LysM domain-containing protein — protein sequence MYLFFMDGVQLPVAPPKLKTKIKNNNKTITLINEGEVNLLKTAGLTELSFDIELPNAAYPYAAYPDGFQAATYYLEKFERLKIDKEPFQFIVTRTKPNGDLLFDTNLKVTLEDYEIIEDATNGFDIEVAIELKQYRDYGTKKLVVKAAPEGSKSSKKVATVTNRSSAKTPAKSYTVKAGDTLWGICQKELGNGSKYKEIAKLNGIKNPGMIKAGQVIRFE from the coding sequence TTGTACCTATTCTTTATGGACGGTGTCCAACTTCCTGTGGCGCCTCCTAAGCTGAAAACAAAAATTAAAAATAACAATAAGACGATAACCCTTATAAATGAAGGGGAAGTCAATCTATTAAAGACAGCTGGACTGACCGAGCTGTCTTTTGATATTGAGCTGCCAAACGCAGCATACCCATACGCCGCATATCCGGATGGGTTTCAGGCCGCTACCTATTATCTTGAAAAATTCGAAAGGCTGAAAATCGATAAGGAGCCCTTTCAATTCATCGTGACCCGAACGAAACCAAACGGCGATCTCCTCTTTGATACGAATTTAAAGGTGACACTTGAAGATTATGAAATCATTGAGGATGCAACGAATGGTTTTGATATTGAAGTGGCAATTGAGTTGAAACAATACCGTGACTACGGAACGAAAAAGTTGGTGGTTAAGGCGGCACCTGAAGGCTCAAAATCATCAAAGAAGGTTGCGACCGTTACGAACCGATCGAGCGCCAAAACACCGGCTAAATCCTACACCGTTAAAGCTGGGGACACGCTGTGGGGAATTTGTCAAAAAGAATTGGGCAATGGCTCGAAATACAAGGAAATTGCAAAATTAAATGGCATCAAGAATCCCGGAATGATTAAAGCTGGGCAGGTGATCAGGTTTGAGTAA
- a CDS encoding IS3 family transposase — protein MRQENPNQKLEETIQSIFDEHNENYGYRRIQMELKNHGLE, from the coding sequence ATGAGACAGGAAAATCCTAATCAAAAGTTGGAAGAAACGATTCAATCCATTTTTGATGAACACAATGAAAACTATGGATATCGAAGAATCCAGATGGAATTAAAGAATCATGGACTCGAGTGA
- a CDS encoding phage portal protein yields MKKLGNLSAFLAQNVMKVENIKYAASKRIVQEGKPVEWEIGAITGEEDEALRKECTKRVPVPGKRNAFIPETDFTKYLSKLVVKCTIFPNLNDAELQNSYGVMGAEELVKTMLTPGEYADYAAKVQEVNGFNIPLDEAVEEAKN; encoded by the coding sequence GTGAAAAAATTGGGTAATTTATCAGCATTTTTGGCACAAAACGTAATGAAGGTCGAGAACATAAAATATGCAGCATCTAAGCGGATTGTCCAAGAGGGGAAACCAGTGGAATGGGAAATTGGGGCAATCACTGGAGAAGAAGATGAAGCATTGCGGAAAGAATGCACGAAGCGTGTACCGGTTCCCGGCAAACGTAATGCGTTTATTCCAGAAACAGATTTCACAAAGTATCTATCTAAATTGGTTGTAAAGTGTACCATTTTCCCGAATCTGAACGATGCAGAGTTGCAAAATAGTTATGGCGTGATGGGGGCCGAGGAATTGGTGAAAACCATGCTAACTCCGGGTGAATATGCCGACTATGCAGCAAAGGTCCAAGAGGTGAATGGGTTTAACATTCCACTGGATGAAGCAGTCGAAGAAGCAAAAAACTGA